A stretch of the Papaver somniferum cultivar HN1 chromosome 6, ASM357369v1, whole genome shotgun sequence genome encodes the following:
- the LOC113291362 gene encoding F-box protein At5g07610-like translates to MPKSLCSKYRLIEFEYNLVSKDATSCVPFRTLAFGKNKEGVRIEQSCNGLLLCSSKTLSTWCRVYYVYNPYTEQYKLIPRRRGFCVLASVSLAFDPSKSPYYKVISLRQRQLGRRIEIYPSQTSSLKNCGEEFQVQGRVSSSPGVYWNGSLNWMADRGILAYFDIDEEVIKHLTVMPYVIDGERKRVCYFDACRGHLQLIVQDNTGVGSRFDVLEVENAHTGWNLKYRIDLESRLKVSYPELVGDGLKCKVMLYDEVDTEGEGSAKLLLIQSPIGHGVISYDINNMQFKRIHNLEQPCILREECGMVYVRVHQYMGSLARV, encoded by the coding sequence ATGCCCAAATCATTGTGTTCAAAGTATAGATTAATAGAATTTGAATACAACTTGGTTAGCAAAGATGCTACTAGTTGTGTCCCTTTCAGAACTTTGGCTTTTGGTAAAAATAAAGAAGGTGTAAGAATTGAACAATCTTGCAACGGCCTTCTTCTATGCAGTAGCAAGACGCTGTCGACTTGGTGTCGTGTGTACTACGTTTACAATCCATACACAGAACAGTATAAACTGATACCTCGCAGACGTGGTTTTTGTGTGCTTGCTTCAGTTAGTTTAGCTTTCGATCCATCGAAATCACCTTATTACAAAGTTATAAGTTTACGGCAAAGGCAACTTGGCCGACGAATTGAAATTTACCCTTCCCAGACTTCTTCTTTGAAAAATTGTGGAGAAGAATTTCAAGTACAGGGTCGTGTGTCATCTAGCCCCGGTGTCTACTGGAATGGTTCTCTGAACTGGATGGCCGATCGGGGGATTTTAGCCTATTTTGATATAGACGAAGAAGTAATCAAGCATCTTACAGTAATGCCATATGTAATTGATGGAGAAAGAAAAAGAGTATGTTACTTTGATGCTTGCAGGGGTCACCTGCAATTAATTGTACAAGATAACACAGGTGTAGGTAGCCGTTTCGATGTCCTGGAGGTGGAGAATGCGCACACAGGGTGGAATCTAAAATATCGTATTGATTTGGAATCGAGATTAAAAGTCTCATACCCTGAGCTGGTTGGAGACGGCCTTAAATGTAAAGTAATGCTTTACGATGAAGTAGACACAGAAGGGGAAGGTTCTGCAAAGTTGTTGTTGATACAAAGCCCCATAGGACATGGGGTTATCTCCTACGATATAAACAACATGCAGTTCAAAAGAATCCATAATTTGGAACAACCATGCATTCTCCGGGAGGAGTGTGGGATGGTATATGTCCGTGTTCATCAATACATGGGGTCACTTGCTCGTGTCTGA
- the LOC113286086 gene encoding uncharacterized protein LOC113286086 isoform X1 produces MESEEEEDDIGEQKFFSSRNSSKGYSWFVKESIFKLEMAPCEKCRHNQKRCPADCSYVQYFPAGRRDDFVAVNVVFGSIKFLSVVNEAPEQNLASESLIRHARARIADRVNGFSGTAYQLRNRVNELRAELTERGIPIGGDIIPQIEAEQLEAEQPVVHNGGPCGACRHQRKQCPANCSLRAIFTPQRNADLNNVLALYGVPKFKSNMDRVDAAERRLAAERMIQESRAWNEFPGRGFEVLINTLNQEVQRLTRTLELAKLPFKKRLGG; encoded by the exons ATggaatctgaagaagaagaagatgatattgGAGAACaaaag TTTTTTTCATCAAGAAACTCCTCCAAGGGCTACAGCTGGTTTGTGAAAGAATCAATCTTTAAATTAGAG ATGGCTCCATGTGAAAAATGCCGCCATAATCAGAAACGCTGTCCAGCTGATTGTAGCTACGTCCAGTACTTCCCTGCTGGTAGAAGGGACGATTTTGTAGCTGTTAACGTAGTTTTCGGTTCTATTAAGTTTCTGAGTGTAGTGAACGAAGCTCCAGAACAGAACTTAGCATCTGAGTCACTAATTAGACATGCAAGAGCAAGGATAGCGGATCGAGTAAATGGGTTTAGTGGTACCGCTTACCAACTTAGAAACCGGGTGAATGAGCTTCGAGCTGAGCTAACTGAAAGAGGGATTCCCATCGGAGGAGATATTATTCCACAAATAGAAGCAGAACAACTAGAAGCAGAACAACCAGTAGTTCACAACGGGGGACCCTGTGGGGCTTGCAGGCATCAGAGGAAACAGTGTCCAGCAAACTGTTCTCTGCGAGCAATCTTCACTCCTCAAAGGAATGCCGATCTTAATAATGTTCTTGCCTTGTATGGAGTTCCTAAATTTAAGAGTAACATGGATAGAGTTGACGCTGCAGAAAGACGATTGGCAGCTGAACGAATGATTCAAGAGTCAAGGGCTTGGAATGAATTCCCAGGCAGAGGATTTGAGGTACTCATCAACACTCTAAATCAGGAAGTGCAGAGACTCACAAGGACGCTGGAATTAGCAAAGTTACCTTTTAAGAAGAGGCTTGGGGGTTAG
- the LOC113286086 gene encoding uncharacterized protein LOC113286086 isoform X2, with protein sequence MAPCEKCRHNQKRCPADCSYVQYFPAGRRDDFVAVNVVFGSIKFLSVVNEAPEQNLASESLIRHARARIADRVNGFSGTAYQLRNRVNELRAELTERGIPIGGDIIPQIEAEQLEAEQPVVHNGGPCGACRHQRKQCPANCSLRAIFTPQRNADLNNVLALYGVPKFKSNMDRVDAAERRLAAERMIQESRAWNEFPGRGFEVLINTLNQEVQRLTRTLELAKLPFKKRLGG encoded by the coding sequence ATGGCTCCATGTGAAAAATGCCGCCATAATCAGAAACGCTGTCCAGCTGATTGTAGCTACGTCCAGTACTTCCCTGCTGGTAGAAGGGACGATTTTGTAGCTGTTAACGTAGTTTTCGGTTCTATTAAGTTTCTGAGTGTAGTGAACGAAGCTCCAGAACAGAACTTAGCATCTGAGTCACTAATTAGACATGCAAGAGCAAGGATAGCGGATCGAGTAAATGGGTTTAGTGGTACCGCTTACCAACTTAGAAACCGGGTGAATGAGCTTCGAGCTGAGCTAACTGAAAGAGGGATTCCCATCGGAGGAGATATTATTCCACAAATAGAAGCAGAACAACTAGAAGCAGAACAACCAGTAGTTCACAACGGGGGACCCTGTGGGGCTTGCAGGCATCAGAGGAAACAGTGTCCAGCAAACTGTTCTCTGCGAGCAATCTTCACTCCTCAAAGGAATGCCGATCTTAATAATGTTCTTGCCTTGTATGGAGTTCCTAAATTTAAGAGTAACATGGATAGAGTTGACGCTGCAGAAAGACGATTGGCAGCTGAACGAATGATTCAAGAGTCAAGGGCTTGGAATGAATTCCCAGGCAGAGGATTTGAGGTACTCATCAACACTCTAAATCAGGAAGTGCAGAGACTCACAAGGACGCTGGAATTAGCAAAGTTACCTTTTAAGAAGAGGCTTGGGGGTTAG